The Spirosoma oryzicola region AGCCACATCGGCCTGCGAAAACCGGAACCCATACTGGTGAACGGCGTTCAATCCAAATTCCATAAGTCAGTATTGTAAAATAAAGAATGTAAACTCTTACGCGGACAAAGTTCGGTACTTCCCTCTGAATCATTGTTCAGGTAGCGTAAATCATTATCCCTTACCTTCGCAGATACTTATGCTTAAAAACCTGTTTTCGCTCGATACGTCGCTCGACAAGCGCGTGTTTGGGTTAGACGTAATGCGGGCCATTGCCATCCTGGTGGTCGTTGATGCTCATGCGAGGGTAGCGCTCGGTGACTATTACAGTGGTGCATTCTGGCATCAGCTCATCCCGGATGGCGTAGAGCTTTTTTTTGTGTTGAGTGGTTTCCTGATCGGTGGTATTCTGATTCGGTCGTACGAAAAAAAAGGCCGCTTCGATGCTGACTTACTGCTTAATTTCTGGACGCGTCGCTGGTTTCGAACCTTGCCCAATTATTACCTGGTTCTGGGCGGCCTGATTGGACTTGCCTTGGTCCGTGCGTGGCGAAGTGGACTGCATCACACGCTGCCTCCGAAAGAAACGCTGGTTAAGTACTTTTTCTTCGTGCAAAACTTCGCCCGCTTTATTCCCGACTTTTTCCCGGAAACGTGGAGTCTGGCGATTGAGGAGTGGTCGTATATTACGTTACCGCTGGTGTTGTGGCTGATGCACCTGCTACTGCCCGCCAGCTGGCCGCGCCAGCGCATTGTACTGGCCGCAATTTTAACCGTCATTGTCGGTACGAACCTGTATCGCTTTCTGCTGGCCATCCATTACCCGATTGAAGACGGTGAGTTGGGCTTTCGCGGAATTGTACTGGCCCGGCTAGACGCTATATCCTATGGTGTGCTGGCTGCTTACGCCAAGCATTACTTCCCCGCTCAGTGGACCCATCCGCGACTGCGTCAGCGGTTATTCGTCGCGGGGCTGCTGTTAACTGTTTTGGTGGCCTTTTCGGCGTCTATCTACATTCTGCGTTTTTATGTCGAAGCGGGCGTTTATCCGGCCTACGTTTTCTACAAACGAACGTTCTATTTTCCGCTCATCGGACTCACTATGATGCTGGTGATGCCGTACATGGACGGCTGGCGAAACGCCACGGGTGGCTGGTCACGGTTTGGCATCGCCCAGATAATCACGCATATCAGTCTGATTTCCTATTCGATGTATCTGCTCAATCTGACGCCCATCATGCTAATGATCATCGAGCGATTTCCGACAACGTCACTGGCTGTTGGCTGGGCAAAAGTTGCTGTTTTCTGGGTACTGGTTTTGGTATCGTCAACGTTGCTGTTCAAATATTTTGAAAAACCCGTCACCGCACTGCGGGAACGGTTATCCAAAAAAGAACCTACGCTACTGAACGAGCAAAAGACAGGTTTACCGGTGCAATAAACAAGGACGGTCGCGATTAGCTTGTGTGGTCACTAACGATAACCCAGCGTTTTTTGATCTTGTGCCATAGCAGTGTGAAATGCCCGCCCTTGTTGCCGACTTTAGGACGGGTCAGGTGCCAGCGGCCAATCACGTAAGCAACGTTGGGCGACGGAAAATCCATTTGCAGAATGTCGAATTTGAGTGTCCCCATCGAATCCCGATCCGGGTATCGTTTTTTGTAATTCGCTAATGTCGCCGTGTAACCGTAGGTGACGCCGGTGCTGCTGACAAAGGTTAACGAGTCGGAAGGCCAATAGGTGCTCATGAACCGATCGATGCGCCCAGCATTCCAGTCTTCGGTCTGTCGTTTAAGCGCTAGGAGAATTGTCCGGCGGTCGGTGGCCTGCTGGCCCAGTGCGGGCAATGCAAGCAGGAACAATAAACCAGCGCAAAAAATCGGTTTCAACAGAAACGGCTTACTTCGTACGGTTGGCGTAAAAACTAAAGAAGCGATACCGTAAATAAATCTCTTCATGACAGGCTGTAGAGTGAATGGATTAAATAGTATACCCCATCCGTTGTTTATTGTTTATTACCAAGCTGTAGGACTACGGGATAAATCAGCTATCCATACCGATCGTAGGCATCAGACCGGGCAGACGTTGTGACCTGACGGCTAATGCTTAACTTTGCCGGAACATTCAGCGCACCCACCCTTATGAATCGAATCCGGAAGTTCTACGACGAGTACAAGCCTTACATCTTTTCGGATGGCTGGTACTACGTGTTTATCGTTGTTTTTATCATTATCCTCTTTATCTTCTTTTCCTAAGTGCCCACCTTACCGTCTGTTCTGGCCATCATCAATCCACTATCGGGTACAACAACCCTAGCGCAGAAGATGGTCCTGCGCGATACGTTTCTGCGTAAGGCCGAGGAACGCCACTTTGCACCCGAAGTAGCAGTTACGGAGTACCCTGGCCACGCGACCGAACTAGCTGCCGACGCTACCCGACGGGGGGTAAGCCGGGTGCTGGCCATTGGTGGCGATGGTACCATCAACGAAACGGCGCAGGCGTTACGTCGGTCGGCTACCGCGCTGGGTATCGTGCCCGTCGGGTCGGGTAATGGACTGGCCCGGCACCTGGGCGTTCCACTCAACCCCATAAAAGCCGTTGAGCGCGCGCTGAATGGTCAGCCGGTCGTTATCGACAGTGCCGAAATCAACGAATATTCTTTTTTCTGTACCGCTGGATTGGGGTTTGAGGCTTATGTCGCTCATGCCTTTGCGTTACAGCCCGTCCGGGGATTGCCGACGTACGTACGAACAGCGTTCCGGGCGTTTTGGGCGTACAGACCGCTTCAATTTTCGCTTGACGGACAGGAGAAAACGCTTTTTTCGCTTACATTCGCTAATGCGGGTCAATTTGGCAATAATGCCTGGATGGCTCCGAAAGCGAACATCGCCGACGGACGTTTGGAACAATGCGAAATACGACCGTTTCCGGCGCAGGCGGCTGGTATGCTGACTTGGCGGCTGTTCAATAAAACGCTTGATCAATCACCCTACTGGCACGGTCGTTCGGTTACTAAAGCGACAGTTGTAGCCGATGGTCCGTTGCTGATCCATGCCGATGGTGAGCCGTTGACATTGCCCGAAGGAAAAGCAGAGATTCGAATTTTACCGGGAAGTTTGTTGGTATTATTATAAGCAAGGTATGGCTGCGCCTAAACAAAAACTTGTTATTTCGTTCGATGCGTATTACGCGCTGTAAGGTTGCGGAATAGAGCCGGGAAAATCACAAATCGGCTCGCGAATTAAGGACGATGTAAATTCATTGGCGCAACATAACGTTGAAAGCCCGATATTTGCCCCTCCAAAACTATACTGATGGCGGACAAACAACCCCAATAGCGGTCTAGTGTCCGGCGTCCACTGTCTAATGGCTCAAAAAAAAGTAGTTCTTGCCTTCAGCGGAGGCCTCGATACCTCCTTTTGCGTTAAATATCTGTCCGAAGACCGGGACATGGAAGTTCACTCGGTGCTAGTCGATACGGGCGGTTTTTCCGATGCCGAACTCAAAGCCATCGAAGAACGGGCTTATTCGTTAGGCGTTAAATCCCACGCGACAATTTCCAAAACCGACGATTATTATCAGCAATGCCTGAAATTCCTGGTGTTTGGTAACGTTTTGAAAAACAATACGTACCCGCTTAGCGTGAGCGCCGAACGAATTTTCCAGGCTATTGCGGCTGCTGAATACGCCCGCCAGATCGGCGCGTCGGCCATTGCGCACGGTTCGACCGGGGCCGGTAACGATCAGGTGCGCTTCGATATGGCGTTCCGCATTATCATTCCCGACGCGGAGATTATTACCCCAATCCGTGATCTGCGTCTTTCCCGCGAAGCCGAAATCGAATACCTTAAATCGAAAGGGGTGGAGCAGGAATGGCACAAGGCCGCTTATTCGATCAACAAAGGACTGTGGGGAACGTCGGTTGGCGGTAAAGAAACGCTGACCTCCGATCAGTTTCTCCCCGAATCGGCCTGGCCTACGCAGGTTACGAAAACCGAGCCTGAAACCATTACGCTGTCGTTTGAGCACGGTGAAATTAAAGGAATTTCGGGTGCTGCCTTCGGCAACGAAACCTACGCCAATCCAGTTGACGCCATCCGTAAGCTGACCGAACTGGCCGGTCCGTATGGTATTGGTCGCGACATTCACGTTGGCGATACCATTATTGGCATCAAAGGCCGCGTTGGTTTCGAAGCACCAGCCCCGTTGATTCTGATCAAAGCTCATCATGCCATCGAAAAACATGTGTTGGGTAAGTGGCAGATGTACTGGAAAGAGCAACTGGCCAACTGGTATGGTACGATGCTTCACGAAGGGCAGTTTATGGACCCGGTGATGCGGAATATCGAAACGTTCCTGAGCGACACGCAGGGCCACGTTTCGGGCAAAGTGCACGTGCAGCTGGCCCCTTACCGCTTCCAGGTACTCGGTATCGAATCTGACTACGACCTGATGTCGTCAGCTTTTGGCAGCTACGGTGAGATGAACAACGCCTGGACGGGTGACGACGTGCGTGGCTTCTCGAAAGTAGCGTCGAATCAGGTAATGATTTACGAGAAAATTCGTGAACATAATTCTTGACGCCAGCCCGCTGGGGATTGGATTTTACCATCGGCAGGCGCAAACCGGCATCAGCCGCGTTGTGGAACAGCTATTGGCTGGTCTGCAACGGGCCGATGATGTCGAGTTGCAGCTGGCGGCACCAACCCACCTGGCCGAAACGATGCGCTTTGCCCAGCTATCCTTTGGGCAAAGCGCACCACCGTTTGTCAATCCACCCAGTGAGCAGGCGCTGGCCCGGTTTGAAAACAGGCTGCTGGGTTCACTCGCGCCCGGCAAGCTACCGTCTAAACTAATCCGTGAACTGGCGTTCCGGCTGCGTCGGGCAACGGGGCGGGAGATGGCCCGGTTCGACAAGAGCGACTTGCCGACCAACGCTGTCTACCACAGTCCGTTTTTCCCAATCCCTGAAAGTCTGCGCAACCGCCGAACTTTACCACTGGTGCAAACCATCCATGACCTGATTCCGATTCGGCATCCGGAGTGGTTTACATCAGGAGAACAAACCGTAAAAAAAGTGCTGGCAACGCTATCGTCCGAAACGTGGGTAACCACGGTTTCTCAGGCGACGAAGGACGATTTCTGTGAGCATACTGGGTTCGATCCAGCGCGGGTAGTACCTATTCGTCTGGCGGCTTCGTCGGCGTTGTTTTATCCGGTAACGGATGAAACGCGAAAACGAGCGGTACGGCAAAAACTCGGTATTGGCGATGAGCCGTATCTGCTGAGTCTGGCTACGTTGGAGCCACGCAAGAATATCGCGCACCTGATTCGTTCGTTTGGCCGAATGATTGATGGCGGAGACTTACCGGCTGATGTTCGGTTGGTACTGGTCGGTACCAAAGGCTGGAAATTCAACGACATTATGGCTGAAGCCAGTAAGAACGCAGCTCTGGCATCGCGGTTGATTTTCACGGGATTCGTGCAGGACGACGATCTGGCTCCGCTATATAGTGGTGCGTTGGCTTTTGTCTATCCATCTCTGTACGAAGGCTTTGGGCTGCCACCGCTGGAAGCGATGCAGTGTGGTGTGCCGATTGTTACGTCTGACATACCCGCCCTTGCCGAAGTGGTCGGTGAGGCTGCCATCCGGGTTCCACCGACAGATACCGACGCGCTCTGTCAAGCCATAGGTATGGTGGTAAACTCTCCGGCGGTTCGAACGGAGCTGTCGGACAGGGGCAGAAAACAGGCAACGCAGTTTTCGTGGGACAAATTTACCGCAGAACACGTTGCTCTTTATAAGCGAACTGTAGGGTAACTGAACAAGACCCATCACTTGATAAACATACGGGTTGGCTATGGCTTAGCTGGCCCTGAAAATAGTATGAAACTAAACGTTGGCATTATTGGCGGGGCGGGCTACACCGGTGGCGAGCTGCTGCGCATTCTGATTAATCACCCATTTGTTGAGGTAGCGTTTGTGCACAGCAACAGCCAGGCCGGTAAACCCGTCTGGAATACGCACACCGATCTGTTGGGGGATACGGATCTAACTTTTTCGGGCGAAGAACCGGCGGCTTTGCTGGCTCAGGAAGGCTTGGATGCCATTTTTCTTTGCTCGGGACATGGCGCATCGGCAACGTTCATGGCCGAACATGATCTGTCGGACGACATTACCGTGATTGATCTCAGCAATGATTTTCGCGATGAGCACGACGATTTCGTGTACGGTCTACCCGAACTTCAGCGCGAACGGATTCAGGAAGCGACCCGTATTGCCAATCCCGGTTGTTTCGCTACCAGTATCCAACTGGCTTTGCTGCCGTTGGCTAAGGCGGGCAAACTACAGGCGGATGTTCAGATCAGTGCGATCACGGGTAGTACGGGTGCCGGTCAGGCGCTTGTGCCCACAACGGGTTTTACCTGGCGCAACAACAACATTTCCATTTACAAAGCATTTACCCATCAGCACCTGGCCGAAATTCGGCAGAGTCTGACTACGCTTGATCCGGATTTCAACCACACGATCAACTTCATTCCGTACCGGGGCGACTTCACGCGGGGTATTATGGCGAATGTGTACACGCCGTTTTCGGGTACGCGGGAAGAAGCGAAGGAACTGTACAAGGCCTACTACGCCAATCATCCGTTTACACACGTGAGCGATGCGCCGGTGGACGTAAAGCAAGTGGTGAACACAAACAAGTGCTTTTTACACCTCGAATTGCACGACGGTCAGCTGTTGATTACCAGCGTCATTGACAACCTCACCAAAGGTGCTTCGGGGCAAGCGGTGCAGAACCTGAATCTGGTTTTTGGTTTGCCGGAAGATACAGGTCTTCGACTGAAGCCCGTAGCGTTTTAGCCAGAATCGGAACCCGTTAGTTATGCGCTCCTTGCTGATTCGAATCGTATGGATAATCGCTCCGGTATTGTTGCTGACTGATTGTAGCACGTCCAATCGTGTTATTCAGCAAGCAACCGTGGGGAGCGATTATTGCACACCCGTGTTGTCGTACTCGTACAATCCGGCTTATGCGCCCAGACCGGATATTGACGCGGTCTTGCAATCAGATACCATTCTGACCAAACACTACTCGCGGCATGATTTATTAATGGCCAATGCTACCGGTGTTCTGCCTTTGTTGCAGGAGTTGAGTCGGTTACACAAAGGCCGTTCTGACGAAGAACGTTTGGAGCGTATTACCAAGCGTCTGCAAATTCAACAGCGGTTGCAGCTGGCTTCGACCGAGTTGTCTAGTTTTGCCGCCGAACTCGACTGCGAAGGCGAACGCGCTGATCAACTGGCTACGTATCTGGACGAGAAAGACACCCGGCGCGTTCGGCGGCTGACCATCTTTTCGGTCGTGATCGGGGCTGTTACAACCGTAGCGACGGCGTTGATTGAAGCAAGCAATCCAAACAAGATTATCGGAATCTCGGGTGGTCTGGTGAGCGCAACGACGGGTGGCCTGGCCGCTTTTTCGTCCAATAAATCAGTCGCGTTTAGTCATAAACGAAACCTGTTGGCTGATCTCTGGAACCAGCCCGAACAATCATCGATTTATCCGCCGTTTATCTGGTACGTACTCAACGAAAAGTCGTTTAGCAACACCGGGCAGACATCCATTGGGTACAACATTCGCCAACGCTGGCAGGGCTACGTACTCGAAGAAGCTTCAAAAAAACAGCAGGATTTGTACTTCGGTCCGGGCGGAAACTACCTGGCCGACGACCTGCATATCCGGGCGAATATGCTCAACCAACTTCAGTCGTCGGTCCGGTCGATCAACCAGGATTTACAGGCATTGATGCTTAGCTTACCTGATTAACGCAACGATCAGTAGCCGTACCAATCGCCCCACCATTTCTGCAAACTACGACGAATTTCGGCTTCTCGGGCGTTTTGACCCGGCTCGTATAGTTTATGCCCTTTCAAATCATCCGGAAGAAAGTTCTGCTGGGCAAAGTTACCTTCGTGGGCATGGGCGTACTGGTACTCTTTTCCGTAACCAATCTGCTTCATTAGCTTGGTGGGCGCATTGCGCAGGTGCAGCGGTACGGGTAAGTGCGCCGTCTGCTCGGCCAGGGCAATGGCATCGTCAATGGCAACGTAGCTGGCGTTACTTTTGGGTGAGGTGGCCAGGTACACCGCTACCTGCGATAAAATAATCCGTCCTTCCGGCATACCGATTGCCCGAATCGCCTGCACGGCTTCCGACGCCATAATCATAGCGGTCGGATTGGCATTTCCTATATCTTCCGATGCCAGAATCAGCATACGCCGGGCAATGAAAACCGGATCTTCACCGGCAACGATCATACGCGCCATCCAGTACAAAGCCGCGTTGGGGTCCGAACCTCGCAACGACTTGATAAACGCTGAAATAATATCGTAATGCTGTTCGCCCGACTTGTCATAGCGAGCAATGTTCTGCTGGGCTACGGTGGTAACTCCCTCATCCGTAATAACGAGTGGTTCGGTTGATACGTGGGCGGACGCCACCAGTTCCAGCAGATTCAGCAGTTTACGTCCATCACCACCGGACAGCCGAAGTAAGGCATCGTACGACTCGACCGTGATGTGTTTCGACCGTAAAAAAGCATCCTTATCGATGGCCCGGTCCACAACCTGAATCAGTTCTTCACGGCTTAACGCTTCCAGAATGTAAACCTGAGAGCGCGATAATAGGGCGCTGTTTACTTCAAACGACGGATTTTCGGTCGTCGCGCCAATAAGAATGATCTGACCTTTTTCGACCGCGCCAAGCAGCGCATCCTGCTGACTCTTGTTAAACCGGTGAATCTCGTCGATGAAAACAACGGGGGGAAACATACCCGACGGACGACTGAGCACATCCCGGATTTCCTTGACGCCCGAATTGATGGCGCTTAAAGCGATAAATGACCGCTTGACGGCTTCGGCCAGCAACAAAGCCAGCGTCGTTTTGCCCACACCCGGCGGGCCCCATAAAATCATGGAAGGTAGCCGTCCGGCATCCACGGCCCGACGCAGGGCTCCGCCGGATCCAATCAGTTTACGTTGGCCAATAACATCGTCGAGGGTGCGCGGGCGAACCCGTTCAGGGAGGGGCGTTGAGTCCGTATTCATTCCGCAAAATTACACACAAAAAACGGTAGCCACTCGCGCAGCTACCGTGATCAGAAAAGGTTTAGGAATAATCAGGGGTAAGAATAGGTTGGTTTATAGGGCAACGTTTTCGGGGGTGATGTAGCGTTTCAAATTGCTCATCGCGCCAAAAATCAGATTGTAAACAGACTGTATATTTATTTGCATTAGGGTCGAAATCTCTTCATTACTCATGTTCTGGAAATAGCGCAGATGAACGGCTTCGCGCTGACGGCGGGGTAATTTCTCCAGGGCTTGATGCAGGCAGTCGTTCATGTACGAATCTTCTTCATAAGCAATCAGCAGGTTCTCGTGCGACGGATCTGCACCGGGAAGCGTATCGCCCACGCGCCGACCATTGGCTATTTCATCCTGGCTTACCAGCTTCTGTTCGGCGGTCAGGTGGCGAACCAACTTCCGCTTGATCGAGGCCATCAGATAAAACCGTACAGAGGTGGTTGGGCCGATGGTTGTGCGGTGTTTCCAGAGCTCAACAAACAAGTCATGAATGCAATCTTTGATCAACGCTCGGTCGGTAGCAAAATGGGCACAGTAGTGATAGAGCGTTTGAACGTAGTTTTGATACAGTCGGGCAAAAGCGTTTTCATCGCCACTGCGAAACTGGTTCCAAAGAGTTTCGTCATCAGGTCCGATTTGCGTACGAGAGCGAGGCATGAGGATATAGGTAAAGGTTTAGGAATGCGAAAGAAGTCTGTAAACATATTAATAATAAATTGAATTTAAAATGGTAATGCGAAATAAAATTTTTTTGTGGGCTTATTTAACAATTTGAAGAGGAACAAACGAGAACCTTTTGCCATCAAATAGTCCTTTGTCACTCAGTTTTAACGCAGGGATGACAAGTAAGGCCATGAACGACAGCGTCATAAAAGGTGCGGCCAAGGTGCTGCCCAACTCCTTTTTGGCGAATTGATCCAGCTTTGTGTATTGAGCGGCTACCTCATAGCCGTCGGTGTCGGTCATGAGCCCCGCAACGGGCAGGGGAAGCAATTGTGTTTCGGGGCGGGTCGTTAGGTGTAAAAATTCACGGCGGCTCATCAATTCCTGATCATGTTCGTGCGGTTGGGTACCTGCCACCGCCGATAGTCCGCCTTTTGCTTCAATAACCAGGTTGATCGCCTGACAGATGCTTTCGTCATCACAGCCAACCGCCGTAATGTTGTGCGAATCGTGACCAACCGATGAGGCAATAGCTCCGTGTTTCAACCCGAAATTTTTGATGAACGCAACGGACGGTGGCACATTTTCATAGCGGTTGACGACCACCAATTTGAGTATATCCCGCTCCGGATCAGACACCAGCTGGCCGTTTTCAACTTTCGGTTCAAAAAGCAGTTCGTTGGTGATGAGCTGCCCGTCCAGCGCTTCGATGACGCGAATTACCGGGGATGCCTGCGCGCGCACCGCAAACTCATCAACTGATTTAGGTTCGCAATTGAATTGATTTACGTGTTCATTCCGTAAATCAGCGATATTTGACGTCCCGTTTTCGGCCACCGATTCGCCATTGATAACTGTCTGCTGGATCGCAAAGGTTTGTAAGTTGTCGATGATGATGTAATCGGCGGGGTCGCCCTCGCGCAAAAGACCAACTGGCAACCGGTAGTGCAATACCGGGTTCAGGCAGGCAGCGCGCAGGACGTTCCACAGGGTATGGCCTTTAGCCAAAGCACGAAGAACCAGCTGGTTGATATGGCCTTCCGCCAGGGTATCCGGGTGCTTGTCGTCGGAACAAAACATGATCTGCTCCGGGAACTCGGCCAGCAGTGCGATTAAGGCGTCAAAATTCCGGGCGGCACTCCCTTCTCGAATGAGAATATGCATACCGCGCCGGGCTTTGTCGAGTCCTTCTTCGTAGGTAAAACACTCATGGTCTGTGCTGATGCCCGCGTCGATGTAGCGTTGCGCGTCGTCGCCAGTCAGCCCCGGTGCGTGACCGTCAACGGGTTTGTTGTAGGCTTTGGCTAGGGCAATTTTGGCCATAACGTCCGGATCTTCGTGCAGGACACCCGGAAAATTCATCATCTCGGCCAAATAACCAATCTCGTCTAAACCGAGCAGGTAGCGTACATCGTCAACACTAATTGTTGCGCCTGCCGTTTCGAAGGGAGTGGCCGGAACGCAGGAGGGCGCGCCAAACATAAACTTGAACGGCACTCGGGCGGCTTCGCGAAGCATGTATTCGACACCCGCTACTCCTAATACGTTGCCGATTTCGTGAGGGTCCGATACGGTTGCTACGGTGCCATGAACGACCGCCAGTCGGGCAAACTGGGGCGGGGTCAGGAGCGAACTTTCAACGTGAACATGGGCATCGACAAAGCCGGGGAGGATGTAGGGTTCGCCAATTCGTTCGGGACCGAGCAAGTCAATACGAGTAATACGACCCTGATCGATAGTAAGCGTACCGTAACTGATTGTCTGGTCGAACAGATTTAGAATGTTAGCCGTAGGCATAAATTAGATTCGGATAAAAAGTTTTCGGCGGTACATCCACCGGAGGATAAAGTAAAAGATGCCCAGCGTAACGGCACCCATGAGTAGCTGTTCGTAAGCAGGGCCAAAGATCTGAAATGGACCGTGCCCCAGATGCGTGTACAGCGAATTAATGATGAAGCGGTCGATTAGATGAACCAGACAGTAGATCGCAATGGAGTTCATGCCGACCACCACCAGCGGAAACGCCCAGCCCCGTCGCCCGGCTACATCGATAACGTAGTAAAAAAGAGCCAGCAGCCAGAAGCACCACCCACCACTGAACAGTACCCAGGCGGGTGTCCAGATCCGTTTGACCACCGGACAGATTCCGGCGAAATGGAGCAGAACGCCCGTTGCCAGACCGATACCTCCCGCCATCAGAAAACGTTTGAGAACGTCAGAGGACGATAACCCGGAACGGAGCCAGCGCCCCGCCTGTAGACCCAGCAGCATAGTGCCGAGCGTTGGGATAAAGCTAAGCGTTGCGTAGCCGCCACCGTTGAAGAGGAACGGACTTTCTCGCGGGAACAGGTTGAGAAACCACCGGTCGAATGCCCACGCCAGGTTACTGTTTTTGTTGAAATGCGCCATCAACCCCGTATAATGCTCTGGCCAGTTGGCCGGAACACCTACCGCACTATAATCGAAATTTGTCATGCCCGCGGGGTAGAGTACAAAGGCGAGCCAGTAGCCAAACAGAATCAGCCCAAAGGCGATCCAGGTCGTTCGGGTCGATGTTCGGCCCAACAGAAACAGGAAAGGGTAACCCAGCCCGATTTGCGTCAGCGTATCCTCAAAGGTGAAATAAGTCTGTTCCGAATGGGTCGAACGCAGAAAAATACCGAGCAAAATCAGGGTC contains the following coding sequences:
- the ade gene encoding adenine deaminase; this encodes MPTANILNLFDQTISYGTLTIDQGRITRIDLLGPERIGEPYILPGFVDAHVHVESSLLTPPQFARLAVVHGTVATVSDPHEIGNVLGVAGVEYMLREAARVPFKFMFGAPSCVPATPFETAGATISVDDVRYLLGLDEIGYLAEMMNFPGVLHEDPDVMAKIALAKAYNKPVDGHAPGLTGDDAQRYIDAGISTDHECFTYEEGLDKARRGMHILIREGSAARNFDALIALLAEFPEQIMFCSDDKHPDTLAEGHINQLVLRALAKGHTLWNVLRAACLNPVLHYRLPVGLLREGDPADYIIIDNLQTFAIQQTVINGESVAENGTSNIADLRNEHVNQFNCEPKSVDEFAVRAQASPVIRVIEALDGQLITNELLFEPKVENGQLVSDPERDILKLVVVNRYENVPPSVAFIKNFGLKHGAIASSVGHDSHNITAVGCDDESICQAINLVIEAKGGLSAVAGTQPHEHDQELMSRREFLHLTTRPETQLLPLPVAGLMTDTDGYEVAAQYTKLDQFAKKELGSTLAAPFMTLSFMALLVIPALKLSDKGLFDGKRFSFVPLQIVK
- a CDS encoding acyltransferase family protein — protein: MDAYRGFVMTLMAAELLNFNGLHKTFPTSSFWAFLAYQQDHVPWAGCSLHDLIQPSFSFLVGVALPYSVASQNAHGQPATTQFWRALRRSLTLILLGIFLRSTHSEQTYFTFEDTLTQIGLGYPFLFLLGRTSTRTTWIAFGLILFGYWLAFVLYPAGMTNFDYSAVGVPANWPEHYTGLMAHFNKNSNLAWAFDRWFLNLFPRESPFLFNGGGYATLSFIPTLGTMLLGLQAGRWLRSGLSSSDVLKRFLMAGGIGLATGVLLHFAGICPVVKRIWTPAWVLFSGGWCFWLLALFYYVIDVAGRRGWAFPLVVVGMNSIAIYCLVHLIDRFIINSLYTHLGHGPFQIFGPAYEQLLMGAVTLGIFYFILRWMYRRKLFIRI